From one Microthrixaceae bacterium genomic stretch:
- a CDS encoding zinc ABC transporter substrate-binding protein — protein sequence MRTSGSSWSRPLSRSVVSAVLLSLTFLAGCGSSSESSGTAENTVPPLRVVTTVSPLTSIVANVAGAGVEVTGLVPEGVNSHTFEPPPSAARALAEADIVFVNGLGLEDPTEDLARANLSEGAEVVKLGDEILPRDEWIFDFSFPRSGGKPNPHLWTNPPMVKAYANVVRDALVRHHPQGKATYDANLQKFETRVDALDQAMADATRSIPEAKRVLLTYHDAYAYFADHYGWKILGAIQPSDFAEPSPRDVAELIDQIKANDVPVVFGSEVFPSPVLEQISTETGARYVDDLRDDDLPGEPGDQAHSWLGLMRLNYVTIVDAFGGDTSALEALDVSDVTADHATYPQ from the coding sequence ATGAGAACGTCAGGAAGCTCGTGGTCCCGCCCTTTGTCGCGTTCGGTGGTGTCAGCTGTCCTCCTCAGCCTCACATTCCTGGCCGGCTGCGGGTCTAGCTCGGAATCGTCGGGTACAGCTGAGAACACCGTTCCCCCGTTACGGGTGGTGACCACGGTGTCGCCGCTCACCTCGATCGTGGCCAACGTCGCCGGGGCCGGCGTGGAAGTGACCGGCTTGGTGCCCGAGGGCGTCAACTCCCACACCTTCGAGCCGCCACCGTCGGCGGCCCGGGCCCTCGCCGAGGCCGACATCGTGTTCGTCAACGGGCTCGGCCTGGAAGACCCCACCGAAGACCTGGCCCGCGCCAACCTGTCCGAGGGGGCCGAGGTGGTGAAGCTGGGTGACGAGATACTGCCCCGGGACGAGTGGATCTTCGACTTCTCCTTCCCCCGTTCGGGCGGCAAGCCCAACCCGCACCTGTGGACCAACCCGCCCATGGTCAAGGCCTACGCCAACGTGGTCAGAGATGCCCTGGTTCGCCACCACCCGCAGGGCAAGGCCACCTACGACGCCAACCTCCAGAAGTTCGAGACCCGCGTCGACGCCCTCGACCAGGCCATGGCAGACGCCACCCGGTCCATCCCCGAGGCCAAGCGAGTTCTACTCACCTACCACGACGCCTACGCCTACTTCGCTGACCACTACGGCTGGAAGATCCTGGGCGCCATCCAACCCTCGGACTTCGCTGAGCCATCGCCGCGTGACGTGGCCGAACTGATCGACCAGATCAAGGCCAACGACGTTCCGGTGGTGTTCGGCTCGGAGGTCTTCCCCTCACCGGTGCTCGAACAGATCAGCACCGAGACCGGCGCCCGATACGTCGACGACCTGCGCGACGACGACCTGCCCGGTGAGCCAGGCGACCAAGCCCATTCCTGGCTGGGGTTGATGCGCCTCAACTACGTGACCATCGTCGATGCCTTCGGCGGCGACACCTCGGCATTGGAGGCCCTCGACGTATCGGACGTGACCGCCGACCACGCCACCTACCCCCAATGA
- a CDS encoding metal ABC transporter ATP-binding protein, whose translation MTPPPGPGRSLVSLKAVSVDYRTRTRWAQARPRPRSNTLAIEDVDLRVPEGALVGIVGPSGSGKTTVLRVLTGALRPTAGVARRRPGLRVGYVPQMEAVDWSFPVSVADVALMGRRPAHRWPWTTPAEREAAADVLDQLGLAGLEDRHISELSGGQQQRVFVARALLQDVDLLVLDEPTAGVDIRTRHDLLHRLADLNRSRGVAIVLSTHDLNGMAAHLPHVVCVNRTIVAEGPPATVLVPDVLERTFGAPMDVLRHSGLPVVVDRHRPGAGMEDHSTPGHHHVGGHGGDPRPIRGDQL comes from the coding sequence ATGACCCCACCGCCGGGACCGGGCCGCTCCCTGGTCTCACTGAAAGCGGTATCGGTTGACTACCGGACCAGGACCCGATGGGCGCAAGCGCGACCTCGCCCCCGGTCGAACACGTTGGCCATCGAAGACGTCGACCTCAGGGTGCCCGAAGGCGCGCTGGTCGGCATCGTCGGCCCGTCCGGCTCGGGCAAGACCACCGTTCTGAGGGTGCTGACCGGCGCACTGCGCCCCACCGCTGGTGTGGCCCGGCGTCGACCCGGCCTGAGGGTGGGTTACGTGCCCCAGATGGAGGCCGTGGATTGGAGCTTCCCGGTGTCGGTGGCCGACGTGGCGCTGATGGGGCGCCGACCAGCTCACCGCTGGCCGTGGACCACCCCGGCCGAACGGGAGGCGGCGGCCGATGTGCTCGACCAGCTCGGCCTGGCCGGGCTCGAGGACCGTCACATCAGCGAGCTGTCAGGCGGTCAACAGCAGCGAGTGTTCGTGGCCCGAGCCCTGCTCCAAGACGTCGACCTGTTGGTGCTGGACGAACCGACCGCGGGCGTCGACATCCGAACCCGCCATGACCTGCTGCACCGACTCGCCGATCTGAACCGGTCACGGGGGGTGGCGATCGTGTTGAGCACCCACGACCTGAACGGGATGGCGGCCCACCTGCCCCACGTGGTGTGCGTGAACCGCACCATCGTCGCCGAAGGGCCGCCCGCGACCGTGCTGGTCCCCGATGTGTTGGAACGGACCTTCGGTGCGCCCATGGACGTGCTGCGCCACAGCGGGCTCCCGGTGGTGGTGGATCGTCATCGTCCCGGTGCCGGCATGGAGGACCACAGCACCCCTGGCCATCACCACGTCGGGGGCCACGGTGGGGATCCGCGCCCGATCCGGGGAGACCAGCTGTGA
- a CDS encoding GGDEF domain-containing protein produces MIGTTTSDGIGPGHGHHVIPEGQAPRRSLLLPYLALVVVTVGLALIPPHRDHGLILVGAAAACFAVTVASFALMPWHRFHSRWTIAPMVLICAAVVMLRHSSENGGVGYLSLLMVPVAWQAAYGRRQELSVAVGLVFLSLALPIVVIGGDPYPAIQWRGAVVYTSVVAMIGALLHDLTKTSHLLLRRIESVASTDRLTGLHNRWCFDECLNEAVEQADLDGGGLALAIIDLDHFKAYNDAYGHPAGDDLLVEMARRWTAGLRRQDTIARWGGEEFAVLLPDTDTDSALEVISRLLAGDHHSDSSPPPITASAGVASLAESGDSATLLAMADRRLYQAKAEGRARVCGDSRSVVVGQARTAVGFTPSTGSAGGGSEAIDAAPGKGDGVGS; encoded by the coding sequence TTGATCGGGACCACCACGTCCGACGGGATTGGGCCAGGACACGGCCACCATGTCATCCCCGAAGGTCAGGCTCCGCGTCGCTCCCTTCTACTCCCATACCTGGCTCTGGTGGTCGTCACGGTGGGGCTGGCCCTCATTCCACCGCACCGCGACCACGGGCTGATCCTCGTCGGGGCGGCCGCTGCTTGCTTTGCAGTAACCGTTGCCAGCTTCGCCCTGATGCCATGGCACAGGTTCCACTCCAGATGGACCATCGCACCCATGGTGTTGATCTGCGCCGCAGTGGTCATGTTGCGCCATTCCTCCGAGAACGGCGGGGTCGGCTACCTGAGCTTGTTGATGGTCCCGGTTGCCTGGCAAGCCGCCTACGGCCGGCGCCAAGAACTTTCCGTGGCAGTGGGTCTGGTGTTCCTCAGCCTCGCTCTGCCCATCGTGGTCATCGGCGGAGATCCCTACCCAGCGATTCAATGGCGCGGCGCCGTGGTGTACACGTCCGTCGTTGCGATGATCGGCGCACTCCTCCATGACCTGACCAAGACATCACACTTGCTGCTGAGGAGGATCGAGTCGGTGGCCAGCACCGATCGATTGACCGGTCTGCACAACCGCTGGTGCTTCGACGAATGCCTGAACGAAGCCGTGGAACAGGCCGACCTGGACGGCGGTGGCCTGGCGCTGGCCATAATCGACCTCGACCACTTCAAGGCATACAACGACGCCTACGGTCACCCTGCCGGGGACGATCTTCTGGTCGAGATGGCTAGGCGGTGGACAGCCGGCCTGCGCCGCCAGGACACCATCGCCCGTTGGGGTGGCGAGGAGTTCGCTGTCCTGCTTCCCGACACCGACACGGATTCCGCTTTGGAGGTGATCTCCCGTCTGTTGGCGGGTGATCACCACAGCGACTCCTCCCCGCCTCCGATCACCGCGTCAGCGGGGGTTGCGTCGTTGGCCGAGAGCGGAGACTCGGCCACTCTCCTCGCCATGGCCGATCGGCGCCTTTACCAGGCCAAGGCGGAAGGCCGGGCACGGGTGTGTGGCGACAGTAGGTCAGTGGTCGTGGGCCAAGCTCGAACCGCGGTCGGCTTCACCCCGAGCACCGGCTCCGCTGGGGGTGGAAGCGAGGCAATCGACGCAGCGCCCGGGAAAGGTGACGGCGTCGGCTCGTAA
- a CDS encoding pyridoxal phosphate-dependent aminotransferase: MGSRLSDRIAAIAPSATLAVDAKAKALKAAGEPVIGFGAGEPDFATPDHVVEAAVAAARDPKNHRYTPAGGLPELKEAVVAKTARDSGYGVEASQVLITNGGKHAVANAFAALIDPGDEVLLPAPYWTTYPEPIKLSGGVPVELPTDESTGFRVTVDQLEAARTPRTKALVFVSPSNPTGAVYPRAEVEAIGVWAAEHGIWVITDEIYEHLTYGDAEFTSMPTLVPELAERCIVLNGVAKTYAMTGWRVGWMIAPADIIKGATNLQSHETSNVANVSQRAALAALTGGLEDVARFRQAFDRRRLAMHAGLSAIPGVTCLEPEGAFYAFPSFKSVLQRPVAGRTVSSTLELADLILEEAKVAIVPGEAFAAPGYARLSFALGDDDLGEGIQRIADLLAR, encoded by the coding sequence ATGGGTTCACGACTCTCAGATCGCATCGCCGCCATTGCACCATCGGCCACCTTGGCGGTTGATGCCAAGGCCAAAGCGCTCAAGGCCGCCGGTGAACCGGTCATCGGCTTCGGCGCCGGTGAACCCGACTTCGCCACCCCCGATCACGTGGTGGAAGCCGCCGTGGCGGCGGCGCGCGATCCCAAGAACCACCGGTACACCCCCGCCGGGGGCCTACCCGAACTGAAGGAAGCGGTGGTGGCCAAGACCGCCCGCGACTCGGGTTACGGCGTCGAGGCGAGCCAGGTCCTGATCACCAACGGTGGCAAGCACGCCGTGGCCAACGCCTTCGCCGCCCTGATCGACCCCGGCGACGAGGTGTTGCTGCCCGCCCCCTACTGGACCACCTACCCCGAGCCCATCAAGCTCAGTGGTGGCGTGCCCGTCGAGTTGCCTACCGACGAGAGCACGGGCTTTCGGGTGACCGTCGACCAGCTCGAGGCGGCACGCACCCCGCGCACCAAGGCGCTGGTCTTCGTGTCGCCGTCCAACCCGACCGGTGCTGTGTACCCCCGGGCCGAGGTCGAGGCCATCGGGGTGTGGGCGGCGGAGCACGGGATCTGGGTGATCACCGACGAGATCTACGAGCACCTCACCTACGGCGATGCCGAGTTCACCTCGATGCCCACGCTGGTTCCGGAGCTGGCCGAGCGCTGCATCGTGCTCAACGGCGTGGCCAAGACCTACGCCATGACCGGCTGGCGGGTGGGCTGGATGATCGCCCCCGCCGACATCATCAAGGGGGCCACCAACCTCCAGAGCCACGAGACGTCAAACGTGGCCAACGTCTCCCAGCGGGCAGCCTTGGCCGCTCTGACCGGGGGCCTCGAGGACGTGGCCCGCTTCCGTCAGGCCTTCGACCGTCGCCGACTGGCCATGCACGCCGGGCTGAGCGCCATCCCCGGCGTCACCTGCCTGGAACCCGAGGGTGCCTTCTACGCCTTCCCGTCCTTCAAGTCGGTACTCCAGCGGCCGGTCGCCGGTCGGACCGTGTCGTCCACCCTCGAGTTGGCCGACCTGATCCTGGAGGAGGCCAAGGTGGCAATCGTGCCCGGCGAGGCTTTCGCCGCGCCTGGATACGCCCGCCTGTCCTTCGCCCTTGGAGACGACGACCTCGGCGAAGGCATCCAGAGAATTGCCGATCTACTGGCTCGCTGA
- a CDS encoding phosphoserine transaminase has product MPSITIPADLLPADGRFGCGPSKVRPEAVAALAAEAPTYLGTSHRQSTVKFMVSRLRNAVQELFALPDGYEVILGNGGTTAFWDAATFGLVEQHSQHLTFGEFSAKFAECTARAPFLADPSVISSDPGTAPVAVAEAGVDLYALTHNETSTGVATEIRRPAGADAGALVAVDATSAAGGLRFDAAETDVYYFAPQKCLASDGGLWIASVSPAAVERIERIATSGRWIPASLDLKIALDNSLKDQTYNTPALATIFLAVQQMEWINQNGGLGFSSGRCARSAEVIYSWAEASSYATPFVTDLALRSNVVATIDIDDSVDATVISKVLRANGIVDTESYRKLGRNQLRIALFPAIDSDDVAALTRCIDHVVDQLTTS; this is encoded by the coding sequence ATCCCTTCCATCACCATTCCCGCCGACCTCCTGCCCGCGGATGGCCGGTTCGGGTGCGGTCCCTCCAAGGTCCGTCCCGAAGCGGTGGCTGCTCTGGCCGCAGAAGCGCCCACCTACTTGGGGACCAGCCATCGCCAGTCCACCGTCAAGTTCATGGTGAGCCGGCTGCGAAACGCCGTGCAGGAGTTGTTCGCCCTGCCCGACGGCTATGAGGTGATCTTGGGCAACGGCGGAACCACCGCCTTTTGGGATGCCGCCACCTTCGGTCTGGTCGAACAGCACAGCCAACACCTGACCTTCGGTGAGTTCTCGGCCAAGTTCGCCGAGTGCACTGCTCGGGCACCGTTCCTGGCTGACCCGTCGGTGATCTCGTCTGATCCCGGCACCGCTCCGGTAGCGGTCGCCGAGGCCGGTGTCGACCTGTACGCCCTCACCCACAACGAGACGTCCACCGGTGTGGCCACCGAGATCCGCCGCCCTGCCGGTGCCGACGCCGGAGCCCTGGTGGCGGTGGACGCGACTTCGGCCGCTGGCGGTCTGCGTTTCGACGCGGCGGAGACCGACGTGTACTACTTCGCTCCCCAGAAGTGCCTGGCGTCCGACGGAGGGCTGTGGATCGCTTCGGTGTCGCCGGCGGCCGTGGAGCGCATCGAGCGGATCGCCACCAGTGGTCGCTGGATCCCGGCATCGCTGGACCTCAAGATCGCCCTCGACAACTCGCTCAAGGACCAGACCTACAACACCCCAGCCCTGGCGACCATCTTCTTGGCCGTCCAGCAGATGGAGTGGATCAACCAGAACGGCGGGCTCGGCTTCTCCAGCGGCCGCTGCGCCCGGTCAGCGGAGGTCATCTACAGCTGGGCCGAGGCGTCGAGCTACGCCACCCCGTTCGTCACCGATCTGGCCCTTCGTTCCAACGTGGTGGCCACCATCGACATCGACGACTCGGTCGACGCCACCGTGATCTCCAAGGTGTTGCGGGCCAACGGGATCGTCGACACCGAGTCCTACCGCAAGCTCGGCCGCAACCAGCTCCGCATCGCCCTCTTCCCGGCCATCGACTCCGACGACGTAGCCGCCCTGACCCGCTGCATCGACCACGTGGTCGACCAACTCACCACGAGCTGA
- a CDS encoding SGNH/GDSL hydrolase family protein encodes MPAPSPDDEESPSVRSRPSSPGGDLEHRYFGDGSTVAILGDSLTVQARSTLRELLADQALKIAALNGEGMSGGPLSDGVGSPIMASMVREYAADPPDVIVVALGTNDAWQPDLDAASFERQWMAMTRAFADSCIVGVTATENTEAWNYDADDAVAVNRIIRRTSDVVVDWAELGTDPTYTGVDGIHLTDAGRERFALLINRGVDRCLS; translated from the coding sequence ATGCCAGCCCCGTCGCCGGACGACGAAGAGAGCCCGTCGGTCCGCTCCCGGCCCAGTTCTCCCGGTGGAGACCTCGAACACAGGTACTTCGGTGACGGTTCCACGGTGGCGATCCTCGGTGACTCACTCACCGTGCAGGCTCGATCCACGCTGCGAGAACTGCTGGCCGACCAGGCCCTGAAGATCGCCGCCCTCAACGGTGAGGGCATGTCGGGCGGCCCGCTCTCAGATGGTGTCGGCTCACCGATCATGGCGTCCATGGTCCGGGAGTACGCGGCCGATCCACCCGACGTGATCGTGGTGGCGCTCGGCACCAACGACGCCTGGCAGCCAGACCTGGATGCAGCCAGCTTCGAGCGGCAGTGGATGGCGATGACAAGGGCATTCGCCGACTCCTGCATCGTCGGCGTCACCGCGACCGAGAACACCGAGGCGTGGAACTACGACGCGGACGATGCCGTCGCCGTCAACAGGATCATCCGCCGCACGTCAGACGTGGTGGTCGACTGGGCCGAGCTGGGAACCGACCCGACCTACACCGGCGTCGACGGCATTCACCTGACCGATGCCGGACGAGAACGTTTCGCTCTGCTGATCAACCGCGGCGTGGATCGCTGCCTCAGCTAG
- a CDS encoding phosphoglycerate dehydrogenase, translating to MARVLVSEKIAEKGLDVLRAAGHEVDVQLDLTPEALVEAIKGAHALIIRSATTVTPEVLDAGTDLVVVGRAGIGLDNVDVAHATTRGVMVVNAPQSNILSAAEQTMALLLAQARNIPQAHGALVQGRWERSKWEGVELADKTLAVVGLGRIGKLVAQRAMAFGMRIIAHDPFVAPERAQAMNIELVTLDEVAAQADFLTLHVAKTPETIGLIGRDFLAKAKPSLRVINVARGGIVDEQALADAIQQGQIAGAALDVFAAEPTTASPLFDLPQVVVTPHLGASTEEAQAKAGDTIAEQVALALAGEFVPFAVNVAAAEASETVRPFLNVAEQLGAVFAGLTGQIPTDVSIEYQGELAGYDTRILTLSVLKGMFSDGGDQVSYVNAPQMAEERGVSFTESATSSTVDWINLISISGGGHQIAGTLVGLRAEARLVQIDGHSVDVPPASNLLVVNNDDRPGVIGRVGTILGDAGVNIADMDVARVSDASGALMVISVNEVPSAEVVEQLRSADGVTAVAVIGR from the coding sequence ATGGCTCGAGTACTGGTGTCGGAGAAGATCGCCGAGAAGGGGCTCGACGTGTTGCGGGCCGCGGGACATGAGGTCGACGTGCAACTCGACCTCACCCCCGAAGCGCTGGTGGAGGCGATCAAGGGCGCACACGCCTTGATTATCCGATCTGCCACCACCGTCACCCCCGAAGTCCTCGACGCCGGCACCGACCTGGTGGTCGTGGGTCGAGCCGGCATCGGGCTGGACAACGTGGACGTGGCCCACGCCACCACCCGCGGCGTCATGGTGGTCAATGCCCCCCAGTCCAACATCCTGTCGGCGGCCGAACAGACCATGGCGCTGCTGTTGGCCCAGGCCCGCAACATCCCTCAAGCTCACGGAGCGCTGGTCCAGGGGCGTTGGGAGCGCTCCAAGTGGGAGGGCGTCGAGTTGGCCGACAAGACCCTCGCGGTGGTCGGCCTGGGTCGTATCGGCAAGCTCGTCGCCCAACGGGCCATGGCCTTCGGCATGCGCATCATCGCCCATGACCCCTTCGTGGCTCCGGAGCGGGCCCAGGCCATGAACATCGAACTGGTCACGTTGGACGAGGTGGCTGCCCAGGCTGATTTCCTCACGCTCCACGTGGCCAAGACCCCCGAGACCATCGGCCTGATCGGCCGTGACTTCTTGGCGAAGGCCAAGCCCAGCCTCCGGGTAATCAACGTGGCCCGCGGCGGGATCGTCGACGAGCAGGCATTGGCCGACGCCATCCAACAAGGCCAGATCGCCGGTGCTGCGCTCGACGTGTTCGCTGCCGAGCCCACTACGGCATCCCCATTGTTCGACCTGCCTCAGGTGGTGGTCACGCCCCATCTGGGCGCCAGCACCGAAGAAGCCCAGGCCAAGGCGGGCGACACGATCGCCGAGCAGGTGGCGCTGGCCCTGGCCGGCGAGTTCGTCCCCTTCGCCGTCAACGTGGCTGCCGCCGAGGCGTCCGAGACCGTCCGCCCGTTCCTGAACGTGGCTGAACAACTTGGCGCTGTGTTCGCCGGGCTGACCGGACAAATCCCTACCGATGTGAGCATCGAGTACCAGGGTGAGTTGGCCGGCTACGACACCCGCATCCTCACGCTGTCGGTACTCAAGGGGATGTTCAGCGACGGAGGAGACCAGGTTTCCTACGTGAACGCCCCTCAGATGGCTGAGGAACGGGGAGTGTCCTTCACCGAGTCGGCGACCTCATCGACCGTCGACTGGATCAACCTGATCAGCATCTCGGGGGGAGGTCACCAGATCGCTGGCACCCTCGTCGGTCTGCGTGCCGAAGCCCGCCTGGTCCAGATCGACGGTCATTCGGTAGACGTGCCGCCAGCCAGCAACCTGTTGGTGGTGAACAACGACGACCGGCCCGGGGTGATCGGCCGGGTCGGAACCATCCTGGGTGACGCTGGTGTGAACATCGCCGACATGGACGTGGCCCGGGTGTCGGATGCTTCCGGAGCCTTGATGGTGATCTCGGTGAACGAAGTACCTTCGGCCGAGGTCGTGGAACAGCTCCGCTCCGCCGACGGCGTGACCGCGGTGGCCGTGATCGGGCGCTGA
- a CDS encoding transcriptional repressor — protein MSKAETSQILERLRDHKVRVTGTRAAVVRALTSEPSHHVTAGHLYARLVAHDPRFHESTVYRTLERLVEVGVVTRIEVDSGPSVYHLAVEAPHHHLACERCGRVVGVPTDLVETLAEELRERFGFLLRADAVTFPGRCVDCLASTPSGAGARGEADRGSSLAHDH, from the coding sequence GTGAGCAAGGCTGAAACCAGTCAGATCCTGGAACGACTCCGGGACCACAAAGTTCGGGTGACCGGTACACGTGCTGCGGTGGTGAGGGCGCTGACCAGCGAGCCGTCGCACCATGTGACCGCAGGACACCTTTATGCCCGACTGGTGGCCCACGACCCCCGATTCCACGAATCCACCGTGTACCGAACCCTGGAACGGTTGGTTGAGGTGGGCGTCGTCACCCGGATCGAAGTCGACTCCGGTCCCTCCGTGTACCACCTCGCCGTCGAAGCACCCCACCACCACCTGGCATGCGAACGATGTGGGCGGGTCGTCGGCGTGCCCACTGACCTTGTGGAAACGTTGGCCGAGGAACTGCGCGAACGCTTCGGATTCCTTTTACGAGCCGACGCCGTCACCTTTCCCGGGCGCTGCGTCGATTGCCTCGCTTCCACCCCCAGCGGAGCCGGTGCTCGGGGTGAAGCCGACCGCGGTTCGAGCTTGGCCCACGACCACTGA
- a CDS encoding SPFH domain-containing protein: protein MGIMDKIKGELVDIIEWIDDSRSTLAWRFPRYHNEIKNGAQLIVREGQEAVFVYRGALADRFTPGHYELTSENLPILGTLQGWKHGFNSPFRSEVYFINTRPVTDMRWGTPQPVTVRDPDFKMVQVRANGLCVVKIDNAEIFLKEVIGTDSNVDIEEITELLRRVITLAFSDMVLETGLGAIDLQGRQVELSAKLRDFVAERVDDEYGLSIPDITMNISLPDEITAAMTRGVARGVEEGGFLDNVGDLGRYQQAKQADAMLAAAQNPGGGGTMGDMMGMGMGLAMAGQMANQMTSAVQPAAAPPPLPGAQTFHVEMGGQAQGPFTVAQIQSGVANGQVTAQSLVWTNGMAAWAAASTVAALQPLFAAPPPLPPAAPPAAPPAGEPPTAPPAPTAELTPPPAP, encoded by the coding sequence ATGGGCATCATGGACAAGATCAAGGGCGAGCTGGTCGACATCATCGAGTGGATCGATGATTCGCGCTCGACCCTGGCTTGGCGTTTCCCCCGTTACCACAACGAGATCAAGAACGGGGCTCAGCTCATCGTGCGCGAGGGCCAAGAAGCGGTGTTCGTCTACCGCGGGGCCCTAGCCGACCGGTTCACCCCAGGGCACTACGAGCTCACCTCTGAGAACCTGCCCATCCTGGGCACGCTCCAGGGTTGGAAGCACGGCTTCAACAGCCCGTTCCGGAGCGAGGTGTACTTCATCAACACCCGTCCCGTCACCGACATGCGATGGGGTACCCCGCAGCCGGTCACGGTGCGCGACCCCGACTTCAAGATGGTTCAGGTGCGGGCCAACGGGTTGTGCGTGGTCAAGATCGACAACGCCGAGATCTTCCTGAAGGAGGTGATCGGCACCGACTCCAACGTGGACATCGAGGAGATCACCGAGCTCCTGCGCCGGGTGATCACGCTGGCCTTCTCCGACATGGTGTTGGAGACCGGCCTGGGAGCGATCGACCTCCAGGGACGCCAGGTCGAGCTGTCGGCCAAGCTGCGCGACTTCGTGGCCGAGCGTGTCGACGACGAGTACGGCCTGTCCATCCCCGACATCACGATGAACATCTCGCTGCCCGACGAGATCACAGCGGCCATGACCCGCGGTGTGGCTCGAGGTGTCGAGGAGGGTGGCTTCCTCGACAACGTGGGGGACCTGGGCCGCTACCAACAGGCCAAGCAGGCCGACGCCATGTTGGCTGCGGCTCAGAACCCCGGTGGTGGCGGCACCATGGGAGACATGATGGGCATGGGCATGGGGTTGGCCATGGCCGGTCAGATGGCCAACCAGATGACTTCCGCTGTCCAACCCGCGGCCGCCCCTCCACCGCTGCCGGGCGCGCAGACCTTCCACGTGGAGATGGGAGGCCAGGCTCAGGGTCCCTTCACAGTGGCTCAGATCCAGTCCGGTGTGGCCAACGGTCAGGTGACGGCACAGTCGTTGGTGTGGACCAACGGAATGGCCGCATGGGCCGCAGCCAGCACCGTTGCCGCCCTTCAGCCCTTGTTCGCGGCGCCGCCACCGCTGCCGCCGGCTGCGCCTCCCGCTGCACCTCCCGCCGGTGAGCCGCCTACAGCCCCACCGGCCCCGACCGCTGAGCTCACGCCGCCGCCGGCTCCGTGA
- a CDS encoding sulfite exporter TauE/SafE family protein, which yields MRRLIVLTIVGFFAQLIDGALGMAYGVTSSSLMLASGLAPAAASASVHLSEIGTTVASAVAHWRFGNVDWRMVARLGVPGAVGAFAGATFLSNLSTADAAPWMAGILCVLGVYVLVRFTFGRTRTESAQTPLRARFLSPLGLVAGFIDATGGGGWGPVATPTLLVSGRVEPRKVIGSVDTSEFMVATAASAGFLLGIGNEAIEMAYVLALLAGGLVAAPIAAYLVRHIPAQLLGSLVGGFIVLTNIRTLLRAFDVTGTPAVAAYLIVMTVWGAAIAWSVRRFRSERSAEIDLTTAREDAADEADGTFIVAPSAPA from the coding sequence ATGAGAAGGCTGATCGTGCTCACCATCGTGGGCTTCTTTGCTCAATTGATCGATGGTGCGCTGGGTATGGCCTATGGCGTCACCTCGTCGTCGCTGATGCTGGCCTCGGGTCTGGCCCCGGCGGCTGCATCGGCTTCGGTGCACCTCTCCGAGATCGGAACCACCGTCGCCTCCGCGGTGGCCCACTGGCGTTTCGGCAACGTCGACTGGCGTATGGTCGCCCGGCTGGGCGTGCCTGGTGCTGTCGGTGCCTTCGCTGGAGCGACCTTCCTCTCCAACCTCTCCACCGCAGATGCCGCGCCATGGATGGCTGGAATCCTGTGCGTGCTGGGGGTCTACGTGTTGGTGCGCTTCACCTTCGGTCGGACTCGCACCGAGAGCGCGCAGACCCCGTTGCGGGCACGCTTCCTATCCCCCCTCGGCTTGGTGGCCGGCTTCATCGACGCCACCGGTGGCGGCGGCTGGGGTCCTGTCGCCACGCCGACGCTGTTGGTCTCGGGTCGGGTCGAGCCTCGCAAGGTGATCGGCTCGGTCGACACCAGCGAGTTCATGGTGGCCACCGCGGCCAGCGCCGGTTTCCTGCTGGGCATTGGCAACGAAGCCATCGAGATGGCCTACGTGCTGGCTCTTCTGGCCGGTGGCCTGGTGGCAGCCCCGATCGCTGCCTACCTGGTGCGCCACATCCCCGCCCAGCTGCTCGGGTCGCTGGTGGGCGGCTTCATCGTGCTCACCAACATCCGCACCTTGCTGCGTGCCTTCGACGTCACCGGAACGCCGGCGGTCGCTGCCTACCTGATCGTCATGACCGTGTGGGGCGCGGCCATCGCCTGGTCGGTGCGCCGGTTTCGAAGCGAGCGGTCGGCCGAGATCGACCTGACCACAGCTCGAGAAGACGCGGCTGACGAAGCCGACGGGACATTCATCGTCGCCCCTTCGGCACCGGCCTGA